A genomic window from Archocentrus centrarchus isolate MPI-CPG fArcCen1 chromosome 2, fArcCen1, whole genome shotgun sequence includes:
- the LOC115797411 gene encoding uncharacterized protein LOC115797411, whose amino-acid sequence MRISWMFIFFLVCKLCHTAQPQSDAKCHCNDIILKRVPANGIVTVPCPHTPSEEDEIMFYLLKDEEVIHNYTCKQANNCTGNINLGMELDKNNSSWFFTLRGRPKISGLYRCNSTKTYPPPLEKRQGAPVLVKEFPRVPGRPTTNLPDVSATIPPEFLQIPWIWIAVIALVSIYAITATIIALINWHKLKKTESQSDYMNTKPIAPRDRRKKRGVQNIPKHF is encoded by the exons ATGAGAATTTCGTGGATGTTCATATTCTTTCTGGTTTGCAAGTTATGTCATACTGCTCAGCCTCAAAGTGACGCCAAGTGTCACTGCAACG ATATTATACTGAAGCGCGTGCCTGCAAACGGCATCGTGACTGTGCCGTGCCCGCACACTCCATCCGAAGAAGACGAAATTATGTTTTACCTTCTCAAAGACGAGGAGGTGATTCACAACTACACGTGCAAACAGGCCAATAACTGTACTGGAAATATAAACCTCGGTATGGAACTTGACAAAAACAATTCGAGTTGGTTTTTCACACTCAGAGGACGACCCAAAATTAGCGGTCTGTACAGATGCAACAGCACAAAGACGTACCCCCCTCCCCTCGAAAAAAGACAAGGCGCTCCTGTGCTTGTAAAAG AATTCCCTCGCGTACCTGGAAGACCCACAACTAATCTCCCAGACGTTTCAGCAACGATACCCCCAGAATTTCTACAAATTCCATGGATTTGGATAGCAGTGATTGCACTTGTCAGCATCTATGCTATAACGGCCACCATCATTGCACTCATCAACTGG CACAAGTTGAAGAAGACCGAATCCCAGAGTGACTACATGAACACCAAACCCATCGCGCCCAGGGAccgcaggaagaaaagaggtgtTCAGAATATACCGAAACACTTCTAA